The Aminipila terrae nucleotide sequence CTGTATTTATTGCAGCTCTCTTTAAGCAGTTGAATGAACGTACTGACAGCTCAAGCTCTTCAATAGTCATTTCAAGAGCCTTTTCCTTCTGGTCTTCTTCCTTTTCAACCATGATTTCCATAGAATCTGTTGCATCTGTAAGCTCAATAAACAGGTTCAGATGTTCCTGCATAATTTTAGCTCCAATGGACACGCCTTCTTCCGGAGTGATTGATCCGTCTGTCCAGATTTCCAGGATAAGCTTATCATAGTCTGTTACCTGGCCAACTCTTGTATTTTCAACTGTAAAGTTCACTTTTTTAACTGGTGTATATATTGAATCCACAGGAATCACTGCGATTGGTGTGTTTTCAGTCTTGTTCTGTTCAGCAGGAACATAGCCCCTGCCTCTTGCCAAGTTTATTTCCATAACCAGTGTTGCGTTTTCTTCTAGTGTTGCTATATGCAAATCGGGATTGAAGATTTCCATTTCCATATCGCCGATAATATCTGCAGCAGTTACTTCTTTTGGTCCTACAGCATTAATAATAACTCTCTTAGTATTTTCGCCATTCAGTCTGACAGCTAGTTTCTTGAGATTTAATATTATTTCTGTAACATCTTCTTTTACTCCAGGAATTGTTGAAAATTCATGAAGAATACCGTCAATTTTAACGGATGTTACAGCGGCACCTGGAAGGGAGCTAAGAAGTATCCTTCTTAAGCTGTTTCCAAGTGTAGTTCCATATCCTCTTTCAAGAGGTTCTACTACAAATTTACCATAATTCGCATCTTCTTCTGAGAATATACACTCTATTGTTGGTTTTTCGATTTCTATCACTAAAAAACCCTCCCTTTTCTTCCAAAATATCCCATAATATTAAGATATTATTTGGAATATAATTCGACGATTAGATGCTCTGCAATCGGAGTATCGATATCTTCTCTTCTAGGAATAGCAACAACCTTTCCTTCAAGCTTTTCAACATCAACAGTAATCCATGATGGTACACTGATTGCCATTTCTTTAACTTCCTTGAATTTAGGTGAGTTCTGACTCTTTTCCTTAACTCTGATCACATCTCCAGCCTTTACTTCAAGTGAAGGAATATCAACCTTATTTCCATTTAAAGTAAAGTGTCCATGTGTTACAAGCTGTCTTGCTTCTTTTCTTGATGATGCGAATCCCATTCTGAACACAACATTATCAAGTCTTGTTTCAAGCATAATCAGAAGGTTTTCACCAGTGATTCCCTTCTTCTTAGCAGCTTTATCAAATAAATTTCTAAACTGAGTTTCTAATAAACCATAGAATCTCTTAGCTTTCTGCTTTTCTCTTAACTGAAGTCCATATTCAGACATTTTCTTTCTTGCCTGACCATGTTGTCCAGGAGCGTAATTTCTTCTATCGATAGCGCATTTTGAGCTATAACATCTCTCGCCCTTTAAGAAAAGTTTCTGACCTTCTCTTCTGCATAATCTGCAGTTAGCATCTGTATATCTTGCCATTTTAAATTACTCCTCCCTTCAATTAGACTCTTCTTCTCTTTGGTGGTCTGCAACCATTATGAGGAATTGGTGTAATATCCTTAATCATATTGATTTCAAGACCAGCAGCTTGTAATGCTCTGATAGCAGCTTCACGTCCGGAACCTGGGCCCTTTACGTATACTTCTACTGTCTTCAGGCCATGTTCCATTGCAGCTTTAGCAGCTTCTTCAGCAGCCATCTGAGCTGCGAAAGGAGTTGATTTCCTTGATCCCTTGAATCCAAGAGCTCCTGCACTTGACCATGATAATGCATTTCCGTTTAAATCTGTAAGAGTAACAAGAGTATTGTTAAAGGTGGATTGGATATGTGCCTGGCCTTTTTCAATGTTCTTACGTTCTCTTCTCTTTTTTCTTACTGTTTTCTTTACAGTCTTAGCCATGATTTCCTACCTCCTTACTTCTTCTTCTTTCTACCTACAGTCTTCTTAGGACCTTTTCTAGTTCTGGCATTTGTCTTAGTTTTCTGTCCTCTAACAGGAAGACCTCTTCTATGTCTGATACCTCTGTAGCAGCCAATTTCCATAAGTCTCTTGATATTTAAAGAAACTTCTCTTCTTAAATCACCTTCTACAAGGTATTCCTGCTCAATGATTTTTCTGATCTTACCAGCCTCATCCTCAGTTAAATCTTTAACTCTTGTGTCAGGATTGATGCCTGCCTTTTCTAGAATAGCATTTGATGTCTTTCTTCCAATACCAAAAATGTAAGTCAGACCAATTTCTACTCTTTTTTCTCTAGGTAAATCTACTCCGGCTATACGAGCCATAAATTCCTCCTTCTCCCATCTTCCGTCACGCAAACCCTATGGGCAGCGTAATATAAACGGGGTAATCCATTTTAAACTTAAATTATAATTGTATTTTAACCTTGTTTCTGCTTGTGCTTTGGGTTTTCACAGATAACCATTACTTTACCGTTTCTCTTGATTATCTTGCACTTTTCGCAGATTGGTTTAACTGATGCTCTAACTTTCATCTTAAACCTCCTATTATTTATCTCTCCATGTAATTCTTCCGCGAGTCAGGTCATAAGGTGATAATTCAACCTTAACCTTATCTCCAGGAAGAATTCTGATGAAGTTCATTCTTATTTTTCCTGAAATGTGTGCAAGTACTTCGTATCCATTTTCAAGCTTAACCACAAACATTGCGTTTGGCTGAGCATCTACAACGGTACCCAATACTTCGATGACGTCTTTTTTCGCCATAATATAATTTACACCTTCCTTATTTATAAGGTAAGCAACTCAGGCTCACCATCTGTAATAACAACAGTATTTTCATAATGTGCTGATAGTTTGCCATCCACAGTAACTACCGTCCAATCGTCCAATAGTACTTCAACTTCATAATCACCCTGATTGATCATTGGTTCTATGGCAAATACCATGCCACTGGCCAACCTTGGGCCTCTGCCCGGTTTACCGTAGTTTGGAATCTGCGGCTCTTCATGCATATTTCTTCCAACACCATGACCTACAAAATCTCTTATTACAGAGAAGCCACCCTCTTCCGCTTTCATCTGAATAGCATGCGATATATCCGAAAGCCTGTATCCGACTTTACAGAATTTCAGGCCTTCAAAAAAGCTTTCTCTTGTAACTCGTATTAATTTTGCAGCTTCTTCGCTGATATTTCCTACAGCATAAGTTCTTGCAGCATCGCTTACATATCCCTTATAGGTAGAGCCTACATCTACACTGACTATGTCTCCCTCTTGAAGTATCCTTTTCTTTGAAGGAATTCCATGAACTACTTCATCGTTAACAGATACACATGCAGCCGCTGGATAATCACAATATCCTTTAAAAGTAGGGATCATATGATTTTTAAGGATGATATTTTCTACAAAGTTATTTACGTCCATAGTAGACATACCTGGCTTTATAAAATTCTCCAATTCCCTCAGAATGTAGCCTGTAACCTTACCGGATTCGCGCATTATGTCAATCTCTTGTTCTGATTTGATGATGATCATTGCTTATTCTCCTAACACGTTTACAATAGCAGTAAATACGTTGTCAAGGCCGGCTGCTCCATCAATGTGGGCAATATTTCCCTTTTTAGTGTAGTAGTCAACTAGCGGCATTGTCTGTGAATTGTAAACTTCAATCCTGTTTGCTACTGTGGCTTCTGTATCATCGCTTCTCTGATATAATTCACCACCACAAACATCACAGACCCCATCTTTTGCAGGAGGCATATTTACAACATGGTAAGTTGCCCCACATGCTCTGCAGACTCTCCTGCCAATCAATCGAACCATTAGCTCTTCTTTTTCAACTGCGATATCTAAAACTTTATCTATTTTTTTACCGTGATCAGCTAAAAACTCATCTAATTTTTCGGCCTGATAAACAGTTCTAGGGAATCCATCAAGAAGAAATCCTTCTTTACAGTCATCCTCCAGTAATCTGGTCGTCGCTATTTCTATTACTAGATCATCAGGAACAAGCTCGCCCTTGTTCATATACTCTTGAGCTTTCTTTCCAAGGGCAGTTCCTTCCTTTATATTTTTTCTGAATATATCGCCAGTAGATATATGCGGAATTCCATATTTTTCTATTATTCTGGTCGCCTGTGTGCCTTTTCCTGCACCCGGAGGGCCTAATAAAATTAAATTCATTAAATTTTCCTCCTTTATTCAATGTGCTATTTTAAGAATCCCTGGTAATTTCTCATTACCATCTGGTTTTCTAACTGTTTCATTGTATCCAATCCAACACCAACTGCAATCAGCAAAGATGTTCCGCCAAATCTGGCGTCAATCGCAGTAAAGTTGCTAAGTAATGTTGGCAGTGTAGCAATAATAGCAAGGAATATAGCACCTACAAAAGTAATTCTTGTCATTACTTTATTTAAATATTCAACAGTTGGCTTTCCAGGTCTGATACCAGGAATAAACCCACCATTTGCCTTCATATTATTTGCCACTTCAAGAGGGTTAAAAGTAACCGCAGTATAGAAGTAAGTAAAGAATATAATCAGCAGAATATTGAATGCAGTATAAATCCATACCCCCGGATCACCATGCGGTGAAAGCCATTTTGTAACAATCGCAGTAAATCCTGAGTTAGGGGCAAAGTATGTTATTGTCAGTGGGAACTGTAATAATGAAAGAGAGAAAATAACTGGAATAACACCAGCCTGATTTACTTTTAGCGGAATGTGCGTTGACTGTCCGCCGTACATCTTTCTTCCCACTACTCTTTTTGCATACTGTACAGGAATCCTTCTCTGGCCCTGTTGTATTTCAATGATTCCTACTATAACTACTGCTGCAAAAGCGAAGAACAGTAATACTGTAACCATTCCCAGTTCGCCAGCAGTAAACTTAGCCCAGTTTGTATGAATCGCACTTGGTATTCTTGCAATAATACCACCGAAGATAATCAGTGAAATACCGTTTCCAATACCATTTTCATTGATTTGTTCACCCAACCACATTAAGAATGCAGTACCAGCTGAAAGGGTAAGTACGATAACAGCTACTGAGAAGAAATCAGTGCTGATCAATGCTTTTCTGAACAAACCAATGGACAGGCCGATGGCCTGAACAAATGCAAGTACAACCGTCAGATATCTGGTGTACTGCGCAATTTTTTTCTTACCTTCTGTTCCTTCTTTAGCAAGTCTTTCCAAGGAAGGAATAGCAATGGTTAATAATTGTAAAATAATTGATGCAGTGATATAAGGAGTGATACTTAAAGCAAATATAGTAAAATTACTGAAAGATCCTCCAGAGAATAAGTCAAACAAGCCAAACAATCCTGTTCCGCCATGAAACATCTGAGAAAGAACATCTCTGTTAATGCCAGGAACCGGAATATTTGAACCCACCCTGTAAACTACCAGCATTAAAAGAGTAAAAACCATTTTTCTTCTAATATCTGCAATTTTCCATGCGTGGGCGATTGTTCCAAACATGTTCATCTTAGATCACCTCTGCCTTTCCTCCGGCAGACTCAATTTTTTCTATTGCTGTTTTGCTAAATTTGTGAGCCTTAACAGTTACTCCTTTTTCAAGAGTTCCTTCACCCAGAATCTTAATTCCGTCTTTAACCTGCTTTACCATTCCTGCTTCTTTTAAAAGTTCAGGAGTGATAACAGTACCCGCTTCAAATCTATTTAAATCATCAACGTTTAGAATTGTGTATTCTGTTCTCCAAATATTAGTAAAACCTCTTTTTGGAATTCTTCTGTATAATGGCATCTGACCGCCTTCAAAGCCAAGTCTGACACCGCCGCCACTTCTGGAGTTCTGGCCATTCATACCTCTACCGCCAGTTTTACCCTGACCTGTAGCGGTACCACGGCCTCTTCTCTTACGGTTCTTAGTTGAACCCTCGGCTGCTCTTAATTCATGCAGTTTCATATTTCCCGCACCTCCAATCCTACAGTTCTTCTACAGTCACAAGATGCTCAACCTTTTTTATAGCGCCACGTGCTTGTGGGCAATCAGGCATTTCGTTTGAACTGTGCATCTTCTTTAAACCTAAAGCTTCAACAATTTTTTTGTGCTGAGGAAGCGCTCCAATTGTACTCTTTGTTAAAGTTACTTTAATCATCTTAGCCATTTGTATCTTCCTCCTATCCTAAAATTTCTTCTTTAGTCTTTCCTCTTAATCTGCTGATCTGTTCAACAGTCTTTAAGCCTCTAAGACCCTCCAGTGTAGCATAAGCCATATTTACGGTATTACTTGAACCGATAGACTTAGCTCTAACGTCTTTCAATCCAGCAGCTTCCAGTACCATACGTACAGATGAACCTGCGATAACTCCAGTACCTGGAGCAGCCGGCATGATTAAAACATTACCTGCGCCGAATGTTCCTAAAGTTCTGTGTGGGATTGTTGTTCCTACTGTCGGAACATATACTAAATTTTTCTTTGCATCTTCGATAGCTTTTCTTACAGCTTCAGGAATTTCCTGAGCCTTTCCAAGACCTACGCCAACGTATCCTTCACCATTACCAACAACGACGGATACGCTGAATCTCATATTTCTACCACCCTTAACAGTCTTAGCAACACGTCTGATGTTAACGATAGTTTCCTTTAAGTCTAGCTTGGATGCATCAATAATATTTTGTCGCATTCCTTTTTTTCCTCCTGTTAGAATTTCAATCCTGCTTCACGTGCAGCTTCTGCTAATTCCTGTACTCTTCCGTGATATAAATATCCACCTCTGTCAAAGCATACAGTTTCGATTCCCTTAGCAATTGCTCTCTTAGCAATAGCTTCTCCAACTAACTTAGCAGCTTCCTTGTTACCACCATAAGCACACTGAGCCTTTAATTCTTTATCAGCTGTTGATGCTGCTGCAAGTGTAACACCATTTACATCATCAATTACCTGTACAGAGATATTCTTAAGGCTTCTGTAAACGCAAAGTCTTGGTCTTTCAGGAGTTCCATGTAAGTGCTTTCTTACTCTTTCATGTCTAGCTACTCGTCTATCATTTTTACTTTCTTTTGCCATTTGATTTCACTCCTTCCTTATTTTTTACCAGTCTTTCCTTCTTTACGACGGATAACTTCGCCTTCATAACGAATACCCTTAGCCTTATATGGTTCAGGACGTCTCCATTTTCTGATATTAGCAGTATAGTTTCCAACTAAGGCCTTATCAATACCCTTAACAATTACTTCAGTAGGTGAAGTAACTTCAGTAGTGATTCCTTCAGGATCTTCCATTTCAACTGGATGTGAGTATCCAAGGTTCATAACAAGAGTCTTGCCCTTCTTTTCTGCCTTATAACCAACACCAACCAATTGAAGCTTCTTTTCATATCCAGCAGTAACTCCTGTAACCATATTGTTAATAAGAGTTCTTGCCAGTCCATGCTGCTCTCTTGAGCTCTTGTTATCACCATCTCTGGTAACCGTAAGAACTCCATCAGCAATCTCAACTTTTACCAGCTTGCTAACTGGTTCTGAAAGCTGACCCTTAGGTCCCTTTACAGTAACCACATTGTTGCTGTCAACCTTAACCTCTACGCCTGAAGGAAGGTTAACAGGTAATTTACCTATTCTTGACATTTTTTATTCCTCCTACCAAACGTAACAGATTACTTCTCCGCCGATTCCAAGTCTTCTTGCTTCTTTATCACTGATTACTCCATTTGAAGTTGAAATAATAGCGATACCCAGGCCTCCCAGTACTCTTGGTACTTCGTCAGCCTTAGCATAAACTTTTAAACCTGGCTTTGAAATCTTTTTGATTCCACTAATAACTCTTTCCTTTTCAGCACCATATTTCATCTGAACTCTGATAGTGCCCTGCTTGTCGTCTTCAATAACGTCATAGCCTTTAATATATCCTTCTTCAGTTAAGATGCCTGCGATTGACTTCTTCATTTTTGATGCAGGAATATCAACTGTTGTATGTCCTACAGTATTGGCATTTCTGATTCTTGTTAGCATATCTGCTATTGGATCTGTCATTGTCATTCTGAATATTCTCCTTTCCTTGCGAGGTTCCCCGTAAGGCCTCCGCAATCAATTTAAAAATTTACCAGCTTGCTTTTTTAACGCCTGGGATTTCTCCCTTATAAGCAAGTTCTCTGAAACAGATTCGGCAGATACCATACTTTCTTAATACAGAATGTGGTCTTCCGCAAATCTTGCATCTTGTATAAGCACGAGTAGAAAACTTAGGTTTTCTAGCCTGTTTTACTTTGAGAGATGTCTTTGCCATGGTTCCCTCCTATTTCTCAAACGGCATGCCAAGTAACTGCAACAATGAAGCAGCTTCTTCATCAGTTTTAGCCGTTGTAGTGAATACAATATTCATACCCTTAGTCTTATCTACCTTATCAAATTCGATTTCAGGGAAAATCAACTGTTCTTTGATACCCATTGAGTAGTTTCCTCTGCCATCAAATGAATTCTTGCTTACTCCCTTAAAGTCTCTTACTCTTGGAAGAGCGATGTTAAATAGCTTGTCAGCAAATTCAAACATGTTGTCTCCTCTCAGAGTAACTTTTGCTCCAACAGGCATACCCTGTCTAACCTTGAAGTTTGCGATAGATTTCTTTGATTTAGTGATTACCGGTCTCTGTCCACTGATGATTGCTAATTCTTCAACGGCAGTTTCCATAATCTTAGCATTTTCCTTTGCTTCGCCAAGACCCATATTAATTGTAATCTTTTCAAGTACAGGAACTTCCATAACATTCTTATATCCATGCTTATCCATCATGGCTTTAAATACTTCACTTTTGTAAGTTTCTCTTAGTCTAGCTGTCAAAATCGTCTCCTCCTTTCTTAATCAATTACTGCCCCAGTTTTCTTAGATACTCTGACTTTTTTGCCATTTTCTTCTGTGTATCCAATTCTGGTAGGAGCTTTTGCTTTGTTGTCATAAAACATAACGTTTGAAACATGGATTGGACCTTCAACATGCTTAATCTCAGATTTAGCAGTTCTTGTCTGTTTCTGATGTTTAGTCTGGATGTTAATTCCTTCTACAACAACTCTATTTTCTTTCGGCATAGCCTTAAGGACTTTACCTTTTTTTCCTTTATCTTTACCAGTGATTACTAACACTGTATCGCCTTTTTTAATATGCATCCGAACACCTCCTATAATACTTCTGGTGCCAATGACACGATCTTCATAAAGCTCTTATCTCTAAGTTCTCTAGCTACTGGTCCGAAGATACGAGTACCCACTGGATTCTTATCTTCTTTAATAATTACAGCTGCATTCTGATCGAACTTTACATAGCTACCGTCATTTCTTCTAGCGCCAGTCTTAGTTCTTACTATTACAGCCTTTACAACGTCGCCCTTTTTTACAACGCCGCCGGGTGTTGCTTCTTTAACAGCGCAAACAATTATATCTCCAATATTCGCACACTTTCGGCTTGTACCGCCAAGAATACGGATACATAAAAGTTCCTTCGCACCTGAATTGTCAGCAACCTTTAATCTAGTTTCTGTCTGAATCATAATCTGGTGCCTCCTTTACTTAACCTTTTCAACAATGTTAACAAGTCTCCATCTCTTATCTTTTGATAGAGGTCTTGTTTCCATGATTCTTACTTTATCTCCGATATTACATTCGTTATTTTCATCGTGAGCTTTGACTTTCTTAGTTCTCTTTACGGCTTTTCCATAAAGGGAATGTCTTACGAAGTCTTCCATTGCAACAGTGATAGTCTTATCCATCTTATCACTTACCACGATACCGACCTTAGTCTTTCTTCTGTTTCTCTCAACTGTCATATTACATCCTCCTTTCTAATTAGCCCTGAACCTTCTGAAGTTCTTTTTCTCTGATAATGGTTTTAACTTTTGCAATCTGCTTTTTTGTATCTCTTAATTTTATAGGGTTTTCTAACTGTCCCGTTACATGCTGAAATCTTAAATTGAACAATTCATTCTTCATTTTCTTTAATTCAGCAGTAAGCTCAGTTTCAGTC carries:
- a CDS encoding DNA-directed RNA polymerase subunit alpha, coding for MIEIEKPTIECIFSEEDANYGKFVVEPLERGYGTTLGNSLRRILLSSLPGAAVTSVKIDGILHEFSTIPGVKEDVTEIILNLKKLAVRLNGENTKRVIINAVGPKEVTAADIIGDMEMEIFNPDLHIATLEENATLVMEINLARGRGYVPAEQNKTENTPIAVIPVDSIYTPVKKVNFTVENTRVGQVTDYDKLILEIWTDGSITPEEGVSIGAKIMQEHLNLFIELTDATDSMEIMVEKEEDQKEKALEMTIEELELSVRSFNCLKRAAINTVEELTHKSEEDMMKVRNLGKKSLDEVKHKLEELGLGLRPSDE
- the rpsD gene encoding 30S ribosomal protein S4; this encodes MARYTDANCRLCRREGQKLFLKGERCYSSKCAIDRRNYAPGQHGQARKKMSEYGLQLREKQKAKRFYGLLETQFRNLFDKAAKKKGITGENLLIMLETRLDNVVFRMGFASSRKEARQLVTHGHFTLNGNKVDIPSLEVKAGDVIRVKEKSQNSPKFKEVKEMAISVPSWITVDVEKLEGKVVAIPRREDIDTPIAEHLIVELYSK
- the rpsK gene encoding 30S ribosomal protein S11, whose protein sequence is MAKTVKKTVRKKRRERKNIEKGQAHIQSTFNNTLVTLTDLNGNALSWSSAGALGFKGSRKSTPFAAQMAAEEAAKAAMEHGLKTVEVYVKGPGSGREAAIRALQAAGLEINMIKDITPIPHNGCRPPKRRRV
- the rpsM gene encoding 30S ribosomal protein S13, which translates into the protein MARIAGVDLPREKRVEIGLTYIFGIGRKTSNAILEKAGINPDTRVKDLTEDEAGKIRKIIEQEYLVEGDLRREVSLNIKRLMEIGCYRGIRHRRGLPVRGQKTKTNARTRKGPKKTVGRKKKK
- the rpmJ gene encoding 50S ribosomal protein L36, with translation MKVRASVKPICEKCKIIKRNGKVMVICENPKHKQKQG
- the infA gene encoding translation initiation factor IF-1; protein product: MAKKDVIEVLGTVVDAQPNAMFVVKLENGYEVLAHISGKIRMNFIRILPGDKVKVELSPYDLTRGRITWRDK
- the map gene encoding type I methionyl aminopeptidase, whose amino-acid sequence is MIIIKSEQEIDIMRESGKVTGYILRELENFIKPGMSTMDVNNFVENIILKNHMIPTFKGYCDYPAAACVSVNDEVVHGIPSKKRILQEGDIVSVDVGSTYKGYVSDAARTYAVGNISEEAAKLIRVTRESFFEGLKFCKVGYRLSDISHAIQMKAEEGGFSVIRDFVGHGVGRNMHEEPQIPNYGKPGRGPRLASGMVFAIEPMINQGDYEVEVLLDDWTVVTVDGKLSAHYENTVVITDGEPELLTL
- a CDS encoding adenylate kinase; translated protein: MNLILLGPPGAGKGTQATRIIEKYGIPHISTGDIFRKNIKEGTALGKKAQEYMNKGELVPDDLVIEIATTRLLEDDCKEGFLLDGFPRTVYQAEKLDEFLADHGKKIDKVLDIAVEKEELMVRLIGRRVCRACGATYHVVNMPPAKDGVCDVCGGELYQRSDDTEATVANRIEVYNSQTMPLVDYYTKKGNIAHIDGAAGLDNVFTAIVNVLGE
- the secY gene encoding preprotein translocase subunit SecY, whose translation is MFGTIAHAWKIADIRRKMVFTLLMLVVYRVGSNIPVPGINRDVLSQMFHGGTGLFGLFDLFSGGSFSNFTIFALSITPYITASIILQLLTIAIPSLERLAKEGTEGKKKIAQYTRYLTVVLAFVQAIGLSIGLFRKALISTDFFSVAVIVLTLSAGTAFLMWLGEQINENGIGNGISLIIFGGIIARIPSAIHTNWAKFTAGELGMVTVLLFFAFAAVVIVGIIEIQQGQRRIPVQYAKRVVGRKMYGGQSTHIPLKVNQAGVIPVIFSLSLLQFPLTITYFAPNSGFTAIVTKWLSPHGDPGVWIYTAFNILLIIFFTYFYTAVTFNPLEVANNMKANGGFIPGIRPGKPTVEYLNKVMTRITFVGAIFLAIIATLPTLLSNFTAIDARFGGTSLLIAVGVGLDTMKQLENQMVMRNYQGFLK
- the rplO gene encoding 50S ribosomal protein L15, with translation MKLHELRAAEGSTKNRKRRGRGTATGQGKTGGRGMNGQNSRSGGGVRLGFEGGQMPLYRRIPKRGFTNIWRTEYTILNVDDLNRFEAGTVITPELLKEAGMVKQVKDGIKILGEGTLEKGVTVKAHKFSKTAIEKIESAGGKAEVI
- the rpmD gene encoding 50S ribosomal protein L30, which translates into the protein MAKMIKVTLTKSTIGALPQHKKIVEALGLKKMHSSNEMPDCPQARGAIKKVEHLVTVEEL
- the rpsE gene encoding 30S ribosomal protein S5, with protein sequence MRQNIIDASKLDLKETIVNIRRVAKTVKGGRNMRFSVSVVVGNGEGYVGVGLGKAQEIPEAVRKAIEDAKKNLVYVPTVGTTIPHRTLGTFGAGNVLIMPAAPGTGVIAGSSVRMVLEAAGLKDVRAKSIGSSNTVNMAYATLEGLRGLKTVEQISRLRGKTKEEILG
- the rplR gene encoding 50S ribosomal protein L18 translates to MAKESKNDRRVARHERVRKHLHGTPERPRLCVYRSLKNISVQVIDDVNGVTLAAASTADKELKAQCAYGGNKEAAKLVGEAIAKRAIAKGIETVCFDRGGYLYHGRVQELAEAAREAGLKF
- the rplF gene encoding 50S ribosomal protein L6, which produces MSRIGKLPVNLPSGVEVKVDSNNVVTVKGPKGQLSEPVSKLVKVEIADGVLTVTRDGDNKSSREQHGLARTLINNMVTGVTAGYEKKLQLVGVGYKAEKKGKTLVMNLGYSHPVEMEDPEGITTEVTSPTEVIVKGIDKALVGNYTANIRKWRRPEPYKAKGIRYEGEVIRRKEGKTGKK
- the rpsH gene encoding 30S ribosomal protein S8, which translates into the protein MTMTDPIADMLTRIRNANTVGHTTVDIPASKMKKSIAGILTEEGYIKGYDVIEDDKQGTIRVQMKYGAEKERVISGIKKISKPGLKVYAKADEVPRVLGGLGIAIISTSNGVISDKEARRLGIGGEVICYVW
- a CDS encoding type Z 30S ribosomal protein S14, whose protein sequence is MAKTSLKVKQARKPKFSTRAYTRCKICGRPHSVLRKYGICRICFRELAYKGEIPGVKKASW
- the rplE gene encoding 50S ribosomal protein L5 — translated: MTARLRETYKSEVFKAMMDKHGYKNVMEVPVLEKITINMGLGEAKENAKIMETAVEELAIISGQRPVITKSKKSIANFKVRQGMPVGAKVTLRGDNMFEFADKLFNIALPRVRDFKGVSKNSFDGRGNYSMGIKEQLIFPEIEFDKVDKTKGMNIVFTTTAKTDEEAASLLQLLGMPFEK
- the rplX gene encoding 50S ribosomal protein L24 gives rise to the protein MHIKKGDTVLVITGKDKGKKGKVLKAMPKENRVVVEGINIQTKHQKQTRTAKSEIKHVEGPIHVSNVMFYDNKAKAPTRIGYTEENGKKVRVSKKTGAVID
- the rplN gene encoding 50S ribosomal protein L14; protein product: MIQTETRLKVADNSGAKELLCIRILGGTSRKCANIGDIIVCAVKEATPGGVVKKGDVVKAVIVRTKTGARRNDGSYVKFDQNAAVIIKEDKNPVGTRIFGPVARELRDKSFMKIVSLAPEVL
- the rpsQ gene encoding 30S ribosomal protein S17, which encodes MTVERNRRKTKVGIVVSDKMDKTITVAMEDFVRHSLYGKAVKRTKKVKAHDENNECNIGDKVRIMETRPLSKDKRWRLVNIVEKVK
- the rpmC gene encoding 50S ribosomal protein L29, encoding MELKKMREMTETELTAELKKMKNELFNLRFQHVTGQLENPIKLRDTKKQIAKVKTIIREKELQKVQG